Proteins encoded together in one Impatiens glandulifera chromosome 1, dImpGla2.1, whole genome shotgun sequence window:
- the LOC124918154 gene encoding uncharacterized protein LOC124918154 — MQTGTPISRSPTFNSYSGSLADIAARVVEELISESDQSGIGFVFDFDYDQETINRNEMNRHVEETNNLKEGDDDDDDDFEFITDLSPNSPDGSLNNDQIRPTYPVFSRNWSFGGIQDVATKPTVPRPSRLSLRNLMKQDRDPPSCSDDLDGIPEEMYCVWKSKTAEESEEAALSSKSKKSFSSIGSSSKRWKFRNFLQRSNSDVNDTLVRLPRHTSKDSTKSSKISDDKGRIESFKSADGDTKVQYTKSKGDRRRSVIPYRQDLVRFLANVKA, encoded by the coding sequence ATGCAAACGGGAACTCCGATCTCGCGTTCTCCGACTTTCAACAGTTACTCCGGTAGTTTAGCTGATATCGCCGCCAGAGTCGTTGAAGAACTCATTTCAGAGTCCGATCAATCAGGTATCGGTTTCGTTTTTGACTTTGATTACGATCAGGAAACTATCAATAGAAATGAGATGAACAGGCATGTCGAAGAAACGAACAATTTGAAAGAAGgagatgacgatgatgatgatgattttgaatTCATCACCGACTTATCGCCGAATTCACCTGACGGAAGCTTGAACAATGACCAAATCCGACCTACTTATCCGGTTTTCAGTAGGAATTGGTCATTTGGCGGAATTCAAGATGTCGCAACGAAGCCGACGGTTCCTCGTCCGTCTAGGCTTTCGTTAAGAAACCTTATGAAACAGGATAGAGATCCTCCGTCATGTTCTGACGATTTAGATGGAATTCCGGAGGAAATGTACTGTGTGTGGAAATCTAAAACGGCGGAGGAAAGTGAGGAAGCGGCGTTATCTAGCAAAAGTAAGAAAAGCTTTAGTTCAATCGGATCATCGTCAAAAAGGTGGAAGTTCAGGAACTTCCTTCAAAGAAGCAACAGTGATGTCAATGATACCTTAGTCCGTCTCCCTCGTCACACCAGTAAGGATTCGACAAAATCAAGCAAAATCAGTGACGACAAAGGAAGAATTGAGTCTTTCAAATCTGCAGATGGGGATACGAAGGTACAATATACAAAAAGTAAGGGAGATAGAAGGCGTTCAGTCATCCCTTACAGACAAGATCTGGTACGATTCCTTGCTAATGTTAAGGCATAA
- the LOC124918164 gene encoding probable inactive poly [ADP-ribose] polymerase SRO5, whose protein sequence is MKPASSAQNQFRLFSVQMEGNMEPGGYVNTFSKNFVVDSSSGNDGGEDQDRELDEAISDCESVISGTNKEESSSSPRAFGNGLERVEEEDRLYEIISKRFISGLGFMGNQASVVSLHRNICSNLIGQAKLQSFQIFVRAIEKKCSGNPNVKYAWFGGSKHELSKILSNGFSFSELDLKGFGRGVNLIPDCSSIDCLNSSRPDEEDGVRHVLLCRVILGKTEPIHPGSEQCYPSSDEFDSGVDNLLNPRKYIVWSCNMNTHIFPEYILSFKIPSPSSSPNGNQRSMRVHMPTSPWMPFTSLIMVLSKFLPTNTIELISKHYKEHRERKISRHELIQRVRRIAGDKLLTEVIKSFRDKQNKMSATDSLKNSPNCTDRMS, encoded by the exons ATGAAACCTGCCTCATCTGCACAGAACCAATTCCGCTTGTTTTCCGTTCAAATGGAGGGAAACATGGAACCAGGAGGATATGTAAATACGTTCAGTAAGAATTTCGTTGTTGATTCGTCATCCGGTAACGACGGCGGTGAAGATCAAGATCGGGAACTCGACGAAGCAATTTCCGATTGCGAAAGTGTGATTTCCGGTACGAACAAAGAGGAATCATCATCGTCGCCGCGAGCTTTTGGTAATGGTTTGGAGAGAGTGGAGGAAGAAGATAGGCTTTACGAAATCATTTCCAAGAGATTTATATCTGGATTAGGTTTTATGGGAAATCAAGCTTCTGTTGTTTCTCTTCATAGAAATATATGTTCTAACTTGATTGGACAAGCTAAGCTTCAATCGtttcaaatatttgtaagaGCAATTGAGAAGAAATGTAGCGGAAATCCTAATGTGAAGTATGCTTGGTTTGGCGGTTCAAAACATGAACTCTCTAAGATCCTTAGTAATGGATTCAGCTTCTCTGAATTAGATCTTAAAGGATTCGGCCGTGGCGTGAATCTTATACCTGATTGTTCTTCAATTGATTG TTTGAATTCTTCAAGACCTGATGAAGAAGATGGAGTAAGGCATGTACTTTTATGCCGTGTAATATTGGGGAAGACAGAACCGATTCATCCTGGTTCTGAACAGTGTTATCCGAGTTCAGATGAATTTGATTCTGGAGTTGATAATCTCTTGAATCCTAGGAAATACATTGTTTGGAGTTGTAATATGAACACTCATATATTCCCAGAATACATCTTGAGTTTCAAAATCCCTTCTCCTTCATCTTCTCCGAATGGGAATCAAAGAAGTATGAGGGTTCATATGCCAACTTCACCATGGATGCCATTTACAAGTCTAATAATGGTTCTTTCCAAGTTCTTACCTACTAACACCATTGAATTGATCTCCAAGCATTACAAAGAACACAGG GAAAGGAAGATATCTAGGCATGAGTTGATACAGAGAGTGAGAAGAATTGCAGGAGATAAGCTATTAACTGAGGTCATCAAATCTTTTAGAGacaag CAAAACAAGATGTCTGCAACAGATTCTTTGAAGAACTCCCCCAATTGTACAGATAGGATGAGTTAG